The following proteins are encoded in a genomic region of Chloracidobacterium sp.:
- a CDS encoding VCBS repeat-containing protein → MQRNFSKERRSGLLLCLLILGIFAALAVLPSYFRSSAGSRVGLFHRTSSLDEGIPKMWDIRQSKEDQNKLVELRQRAGTSDALVSDVRARFKDGESALRQRMPTVKVEYNEDIRIPEVISPDVYRDRIEWLSAPSNAKGADILRNFVKENNNLIGVTSQQVDELVTTADYTNPDGNLSFANLEQRINNIPVFRGEVKAGFTRDGRIIRVINNLAPGINYGSVSTDFGDPAVAVQNAAQHIRHELRPDEKVMNADASSANKVVFGEGDWATTAEKMYFPTEPGVAVPSWRVLIWQPVNAYYVIVDANTNTVLWHKNITDDDGTVPATYEVYNQPNTWAKIASSAAPLSPGPNDPALGTQGTITARNTISVIGNENGQTFNQKGWINDADNKTDGNNLEAGIDRDGSNGVDAPQIGSPNRVFTSTWNPPPGNPAPGDAPLTTEAQRGAVIQMFYVMNRYHDELYKLGFNEAARNFQNDNFGNGGLGNDRVSAEGQDSSGTNNANFSTPGDGSRGRMQMYLWDYPTPDRDGTGDADIIIHEVTHGTSNRIHGNGSGLGNQGGMMGEGWGDWYAHVMTSTPTDPINGVYTEGGYATYQLGGSFTANYFYGIRRFPTAVMAFTGGPNNKPYNPLTFGHINSNCDTTLGTPSNAVSSAYPRSPVIATSGSCSQVHNAGEIWKIALWEVRARFVQRRGFDDGNRAVLQAVTDGMKLSPLNPTFLQERDAIIAAAAALPYANLASADASDVREGFRIRGMGWSASVQTASSVTEAFDSPNAALDTFSVSDSTGNGNGFPEPGENVVLAIGVKNPNTGAPITNVTVTIDGGSPINYGTINDGQTVTQNIPYTVDPNAACGSTVSLSIVVSSTLGAQPAAIRSFVLGNPNGVLENFDGVTAPALPAGWTMTQDNGTGITWTTSATGANTAPNSAFANDPSGVNMASLVSPSTNVTSASAKLKFKNKYATENTYDGAVLEIKIGAGTWQDILAAGGTFVSGGYNGTLSTSFQNPLGGRQAWTGTSAGYLSTEVNLPAAANGQSVQFRWRMASDSSVGATGINIDDVEFINGYTCGAVATRARGDFDGDGKTDLAVFRPSEGNWYVQGSTNGFSATHWGLATDTIAPGDYDGDGKTDFAVFRPDANPANNDYFVLMSNGNVFRATSWGLPDDVPVSGDYDADGKTDLAVFRPSTGVWYVLNSSNNSNTVEPFGLTGDKPLAIDPEGDGKTNLAVYRPSENRWYIAKPTGSPATNFYVYDFGATGDQPAPADYDGDSKEDVAVFRPSDGTWYIRKSSDGSVIYTAFGQNGDIAVPGDYDGDGTADVAVYRGGTWYVNGSTAGTFQSNFGVATDIPVPYKFLPDMSGGGGGGSVTVSYTGPDVPFPDNNPAGVNINVPVSGVGTISDLNFSIDQVSGGTCDGTSGNVNCGISHTWVGDIIIKVTSLGGTTVAVYDRPGVPVPTSVGCSNNNLANILLNDEGGLPAVETACNTAGGTSAVFPSGNYSPNNPMSAFDGENADGTWVVNISDNAGGDTGTARAFSLIFNSGN, encoded by the coding sequence ATGCAGAGAAATTTCTCTAAAGAAAGGCGTAGCGGCCTCTTGCTGTGCCTGTTGATACTCGGTATTTTCGCGGCGTTGGCCGTGCTGCCGAGTTATTTTCGCTCATCCGCGGGATCACGCGTAGGCTTGTTCCATCGGACATCGAGTTTGGATGAGGGTATCCCGAAGATGTGGGATATCCGGCAGTCAAAGGAGGATCAGAATAAACTCGTTGAGCTTCGACAAAGAGCGGGTACGAGTGATGCACTGGTCTCCGATGTACGTGCTCGCTTTAAGGACGGTGAGAGTGCCCTGCGCCAGCGGATGCCCACTGTAAAGGTCGAGTACAACGAAGATATACGCATTCCAGAGGTGATATCGCCTGATGTGTATCGCGATCGTATCGAGTGGCTTTCTGCGCCGTCGAACGCAAAAGGCGCTGATATCCTTCGCAACTTCGTTAAAGAGAACAATAACCTGATCGGCGTTACATCTCAGCAGGTTGATGAGCTTGTAACGACGGCTGATTACACGAATCCTGACGGTAATCTTTCGTTCGCCAACCTTGAGCAGCGGATCAACAATATCCCGGTCTTCCGTGGTGAGGTCAAAGCGGGCTTTACCCGGGACGGACGGATTATCCGTGTTATCAACAATTTGGCACCGGGCATCAACTACGGTTCCGTTTCGACCGATTTCGGTGATCCGGCAGTAGCCGTTCAAAATGCGGCACAGCACATTCGGCACGAGCTTCGCCCCGATGAAAAGGTGATGAATGCCGACGCATCGAGCGCAAATAAGGTCGTCTTCGGCGAAGGCGATTGGGCGACGACAGCCGAAAAGATGTACTTCCCGACAGAGCCGGGCGTTGCCGTTCCTTCATGGCGTGTGCTTATTTGGCAGCCGGTCAACGCTTACTATGTGATCGTTGATGCGAATACCAATACCGTGCTCTGGCACAAGAATATCACCGATGACGATGGCACGGTCCCCGCAACGTATGAGGTTTACAATCAGCCGAATACGTGGGCTAAGATCGCCAGTTCCGCCGCACCGCTCAGCCCGGGCCCAAATGATCCGGCTCTCGGTACGCAAGGAACGATCACAGCACGAAATACGATCAGCGTTATCGGAAATGAGAACGGTCAGACGTTCAACCAGAAGGGCTGGATCAATGACGCCGACAATAAGACCGACGGCAACAACCTTGAAGCTGGTATCGACCGCGACGGCTCGAACGGCGTTGATGCCCCACAGATCGGAAGCCCGAACCGTGTATTTACATCAACATGGAACCCGCCGCCGGGAAATCCGGCACCGGGCGACGCCCCGCTTACGACGGAAGCGCAGCGCGGAGCGGTCATTCAGATGTTCTACGTTATGAACCGTTATCACGATGAGCTTTACAAGCTCGGCTTTAACGAGGCGGCGCGTAACTTCCAGAATGACAATTTCGGCAACGGCGGCCTCGGAAACGACCGTGTCTCGGCAGAAGGCCAGGATTCGTCAGGTACAAACAATGCGAACTTTTCGACTCCGGGAGACGGTAGTCGCGGCCGTATGCAGATGTATCTTTGGGATTATCCGACGCCAGATCGTGACGGCACGGGCGACGCTGATATCATCATCCACGAGGTAACACACGGCACGTCGAACCGTATTCACGGCAACGGCAGCGGCCTTGGAAACCAGGGCGGCATGATGGGTGAAGGATGGGGCGACTGGTACGCTCACGTTATGACCTCAACGCCGACCGACCCGATCAACGGCGTCTATACAGAAGGCGGCTATGCCACATATCAGCTTGGCGGCAGCTTTACTGCAAATTACTTCTACGGAATTCGCCGCTTCCCGACCGCCGTTATGGCATTCACGGGCGGCCCGAACAATAAGCCGTATAATCCGCTGACCTTTGGTCACATCAACTCGAACTGCGATACCACGCTCGGAACGCCGTCAAATGCGGTTTCCAGCGCATATCCCCGCAGCCCGGTCATCGCCACATCAGGCAGCTGTTCGCAGGTGCATAATGCGGGCGAGATCTGGAAGATAGCTCTTTGGGAAGTTCGTGCACGCTTTGTACAGCGTCGCGGCTTTGACGACGGCAACCGGGCGGTTCTTCAGGCCGTTACTGACGGTATGAAGCTTTCCCCGCTCAATCCTACATTCCTTCAGGAGCGTGACGCTATCATCGCCGCTGCAGCCGCTCTGCCGTACGCAAACCTTGCGTCAGCAGATGCATCCGATGTAAGAGAAGGATTCCGTATCCGCGGTATGGGCTGGTCGGCAAGTGTTCAGACAGCTTCGTCCGTTACAGAGGCATTCGACTCGCCGAACGCGGCTCTCGATACCTTCAGCGTTTCGGACTCCACAGGCAACGGCAACGGCTTCCCCGAACCGGGCGAGAATGTTGTCCTTGCGATCGGTGTCAAGAATCCGAATACCGGCGCCCCGATCACCAACGTTACAGTGACGATCGACGGCGGCTCGCCGATCAACTACGGAACGATCAATGACGGTCAGACCGTAACGCAGAACATTCCGTACACGGTCGATCCCAATGCGGCATGCGGCAGCACGGTAAGTCTCTCAATAGTTGTGTCAAGCACACTCGGAGCACAGCCCGCTGCTATTCGCAGCTTTGTGTTGGGTAACCCGAATGGCGTCCTCGAGAACTTTGACGGCGTTACTGCCCCTGCGCTTCCGGCAGGCTGGACGATGACGCAGGACAATGGAACGGGCATCACGTGGACGACCAGTGCAACCGGAGCGAATACGGCTCCGAACTCCGCATTTGCGAACGACCCGTCGGGTGTCAATATGGCATCGCTTGTGTCACCGAGCACCAACGTGACCTCCGCAAGCGCCAAACTGAAATTCAAGAACAAGTACGCCACTGAGAACACTTATGATGGTGCGGTTCTTGAGATCAAGATAGGTGCAGGCACATGGCAGGATATACTTGCTGCGGGCGGCACTTTCGTATCCGGCGGTTATAACGGAACGCTCAGCACTTCGTTCCAAAATCCGCTTGGCGGAAGGCAGGCTTGGACCGGCACCTCAGCGGGCTATCTAAGCACTGAGGTCAATCTGCCGGCAGCGGCAAATGGCCAGAGCGTACAGTTCCGCTGGAGGATGGCATCCGACTCGTCGGTCGGGGCGACCGGCATCAACATTGATGATGTTGAATTCATCAACGGCTATACCTGCGGCGCGGTCGCAACGCGTGCACGCGGCGACTTTGACGGAGACGGCAAGACCGATCTTGCAGTGTTCCGCCCGTCAGAAGGCAACTGGTATGTGCAGGGCTCGACTAACGGCTTCTCGGCAACGCATTGGGGCCTCGCAACGGACACGATCGCACCGGGCGACTATGACGGTGACGGCAAGACCGATTTTGCAGTGTTCCGTCCGGATGCTAACCCGGCGAACAACGATTACTTTGTTCTTATGAGCAACGGTAACGTGTTCAGGGCAACCTCGTGGGGCCTGCCTGACGACGTCCCTGTCTCAGGCGACTACGATGCCGACGGCAAGACCGACCTGGCGGTCTTCAGGCCATCGACCGGTGTTTGGTATGTGCTCAACAGCAGCAACAACTCGAACACTGTTGAACCGTTCGGACTTACGGGTGACAAGCCTCTTGCTATCGACCCTGAAGGCGACGGCAAGACCAATCTGGCCGTTTATCGTCCGTCTGAGAACCGGTGGTACATAGCTAAACCTACGGGATCGCCCGCAACCAACTTCTACGTCTATGACTTCGGTGCGACCGGCGACCAACCGGCACCGGCGGATTATGACGGCGACAGCAAGGAAGATGTTGCAGTGTTCCGCCCGTCGGACGGCACATGGTATATCCGCAAGAGCAGTGACGGATCGGTCATCTACACCGCGTTCGGCCAGAACGGCGATATCGCAGTTCCGGGCGACTACGATGGTGACGGCACGGCCGATGTCGCTGTCTATCGCGGAGGCACATGGTACGTCAACGGCTCGACAGCAGGTACCTTCCAGTCGAACTTCGGTGTGGCAACTGACATACCGGTTCCGTACAAGTTCCTGCCGGATATGAGCGGTGGCGGCGGCGGCGGCTCTGTGACCGTAAGCTACACCGGCCCGGATGTCCCTTTCCCGGATAACAACCCCGCCGGTGTGAACATCAACGTCCCCGTCTCGGGCGTCGGTACGATCTCCGATCTGAACTTCAGCATCGATCAGGTCTCCGGCGGTACATGTGACGGAACGTCCGGTAACGTCAACTGTGGGATCAGTCACACGTGGGTCGGCGATATCATCATCAAGGTGACGTCACTGGGCGGTACGACCGTGGCTGTTTACGATCGACCGGGCGTTCCCGTACCGACTTCGGTTGGCTGCAGCAACAACAACCTCGCCAACATCCTTCTGAATGATGAAGGCGGGCTACCTGCGGTCGAAACGGCGTGTAATACTGCAGGCGGTACGAGCGCTGTGTTCCCTTCGGGTAACTACTCACCGAACAATCCGATGTCTGCCTTTGACGGCGAAAACGCGGATGGAACGTGGGTCGTTAACATCTCGGACAACGCCGGTGGCGACACCGGCACTGCCCGAGCATTCTCGCTCATCTTTAACTCGGGTAACTAA
- a CDS encoding PilN domain-containing protein gives MIKINLLNSVTERQSGTVTAVDRKIASPGARLLVLSLVVAFLTVAVIGWDVISSQMAKSEAERQLAEQKQIEQELATVIAEQKDLEQKIQNIDVRIEAIKKLRASQAGPSAVLEALRERIAMVPGLYLQTVEQTGDQMTFTGSSPDESQVTQFGRSLEFSNGLFSNLNIETSRAEVVNNAAPQKVNATGEAPKIGVVNFTIKCAYTPTKAAGANNSVPTTASAPAQGQGQTQQQIAKN, from the coding sequence ATGATCAAGATCAATCTACTCAATTCCGTTACCGAACGCCAAAGCGGTACCGTTACAGCCGTCGATCGAAAGATCGCAAGCCCGGGAGCAAGACTCTTGGTGCTGTCGCTGGTCGTGGCTTTCCTGACCGTGGCCGTGATCGGTTGGGATGTGATAAGCAGTCAAATGGCGAAATCAGAAGCCGAACGCCAGCTAGCCGAGCAGAAGCAGATCGAACAGGAGCTTGCAACGGTGATCGCCGAGCAAAAGGACCTCGAACAAAAGATCCAGAATATCGACGTGCGTATCGAGGCCATCAAGAAGCTCAGAGCATCGCAGGCCGGCCCGAGCGCCGTGCTTGAGGCGTTGCGCGAGCGTATTGCGATGGTTCCGGGCCTTTATCTGCAAACCGTTGAACAGACAGGCGACCAGATGACCTTTACCGGAAGTTCTCCGGATGAGTCACAGGTAACGCAGTTCGGCCGCAGCCTGGAGTTCTCGAACGGTCTATTCTCAAATCTGAATATCGAAACGAGCCGGGCCGAGGTAGTCAACAACGCAGCTCCGCAAAAAGTGAATGCGACGGGCGAAGCACCGAAGATCGGTGTTGTCAACTTCACGATCAAGTGTGCATATACGCCCACAAAGGCGGCAGGCGCGAATAACAGTGTTCCGACCACGGCATCAGCTCCGGCCCAGGGCCAAGGGCAGACGCAGCAGCAGATAGCAAAGAATTAG
- the pilQ gene encoding type IV pilus secretin PilQ has product MNSLTHLREIVKRSAAVIMIALVVAVSAFSQTVDPRSQGLHYGDAGFRGEPINLSVVNADIRDILSYITDQYGINFVIDKSVKEVPVTVKLNDVPWNVALDSVLQSQALSAQVNGNILRIVDSKTLSDEIDVQAKLRDGAIDGSPLYTEFLRLNYARASGTLSGAAGASNQMTTGTSSMGGGGAMASAPSGSGAATSGGGADQGILGIVQKRLSRRGTVEVDGRSNTLIITDVRQNLDAIRQLVAYLDQPEPQVEIEARIVVATRNFSRDIGVQLGAFVAGPRGSAYGGGTLPNATTTIPVPGGYPVPHINNDLVSKIANTAIGLTTGVFGTAQLSALITAGEQKGEAKVIATPRVTALNNRPAEIKSGTKIPITTVQPGGADGGPVIQTTTYVDVPLRLAITPQITDLGTVILNVVAENSSTATIVGGAAPAINTQSMTTQVTVPDGGTTVVGGVLFDDERESQDRTPGLSRIPILGNLFKRKGVQRNTNEILFFITPRITHPQSPADQSSKQTKPAPILQPVPLGNPPSNSTRNPETPLPNVQTPVVARPDAVQGPGKP; this is encoded by the coding sequence ATGAATTCTCTTACCCATTTACGCGAGATCGTCAAACGATCGGCTGCCGTCATAATGATCGCACTCGTCGTTGCCGTCTCAGCATTTTCTCAAACAGTTGACCCGCGATCGCAGGGGCTTCATTACGGGGACGCCGGATTTCGCGGCGAACCTATCAATCTTAGTGTCGTCAATGCCGACATTCGCGACATCCTCAGCTACATTACCGATCAGTACGGAATAAACTTCGTCATTGATAAGTCAGTGAAAGAAGTGCCGGTTACTGTCAAACTTAACGATGTGCCCTGGAACGTGGCCCTCGATTCGGTGCTTCAGTCGCAAGCTCTGAGTGCACAGGTCAACGGGAACATCCTTCGTATCGTCGATTCCAAGACACTCTCGGACGAGATCGACGTTCAAGCAAAACTTCGTGACGGCGCGATCGACGGATCGCCGCTCTACACCGAATTCCTGCGGCTGAACTACGCCCGAGCCTCGGGCACGTTGAGCGGTGCAGCGGGCGCGAGCAACCAGATGACCACCGGTACGTCGTCGATGGGCGGCGGCGGTGCAATGGCATCAGCCCCTTCGGGATCCGGTGCCGCAACGAGCGGCGGAGGGGCCGACCAAGGTATCCTTGGGATCGTCCAGAAGCGTTTGTCGCGCCGCGGAACCGTAGAGGTTGACGGCCGCAGCAACACGCTTATCATAACCGACGTTCGCCAAAACCTTGATGCGATCCGCCAGTTGGTCGCCTATCTCGATCAGCCTGAGCCGCAGGTCGAGATCGAGGCCCGCATAGTTGTCGCTACCCGCAATTTCAGCCGTGATATTGGCGTTCAGCTCGGTGCATTCGTCGCCGGGCCGCGCGGCAGTGCTTACGGCGGCGGTACATTGCCGAACGCTACGACCACCATTCCGGTTCCCGGAGGATATCCGGTGCCGCACATCAATAACGACCTCGTGTCAAAGATCGCCAATACCGCGATCGGCTTGACGACCGGCGTATTCGGCACGGCACAGTTGAGTGCCTTGATCACGGCAGGTGAGCAGAAAGGCGAGGCGAAGGTCATCGCAACACCTCGTGTTACGGCTCTTAACAACCGCCCCGCGGAGATCAAGAGCGGTACCAAAATTCCAATTACAACCGTCCAGCCGGGGGGAGCAGATGGTGGCCCGGTTATCCAAACTACAACTTATGTGGATGTCCCATTACGTCTAGCGATAACACCTCAGATCACCGACCTCGGCACCGTCATACTCAATGTTGTCGCAGAGAACAGCTCGACAGCGACCATTGTCGGCGGGGCGGCTCCGGCGATCAATACGCAGAGCATGACCACACAGGTAACGGTGCCCGATGGCGGTACGACGGTTGTCGGCGGCGTTCTTTTTGACGACGAGCGTGAAAGCCAGGACCGCACACCGGGCCTGTCGCGGATACCGATTCTCGGCAATCTTTTCAAGCGAAAGGGTGTCCAGCGTAATACGAACGAAATTTTGTTCTTCATTACGCCGCGCATCACGCATCCGCAGTCACCGGCCGATCAGAGCTCGAAGCAGACAAAGCCGGCTCCAATCCTTCAGCCCGTGCCGCTAGGCAATCCGCCTTCAAACTCGACACGGAATCCTGAGACGCCGCTGCCGAACGTTCAAACGCCTGTGGTCGCGCGTCCGGACGCGGTGCAAGGCCCCGGCAAACCGTAG
- the pilO gene encoding type 4a pilus biogenesis protein PilO has product MLEKIKNLKWHYQLAIMVGVACLLYGGVWYFVTSGTREEVAKLTDEVAQLQQKNETARLATARISEFRSLFETKSAEYDELKVLLPEQREITNVLQGLQDTANSSRLSVMRFSPRDDVQQDSIMAKPVEVEVDSNFNNVRGFFEAMAKLPRIVSITDFQLSQLPKQTAEKTLHARFVLTAYYAAPTDLKGGAPTGTAAPGTAPAGAPANGTPAPAAPPVAPPAAK; this is encoded by the coding sequence ATGTTGGAGAAGATAAAGAACCTGAAATGGCACTATCAACTGGCGATAATGGTTGGTGTTGCCTGCCTGCTGTACGGTGGCGTCTGGTACTTCGTGACCAGCGGAACCCGTGAAGAAGTTGCCAAGCTGACCGACGAGGTCGCCCAACTTCAGCAGAAGAATGAGACGGCACGTCTCGCCACCGCCCGCATCAGTGAGTTTCGATCGCTTTTCGAGACCAAGTCGGCTGAGTATGACGAGTTGAAAGTGCTGCTTCCCGAGCAGCGTGAGATCACGAACGTACTGCAGGGCCTTCAGGATACGGCGAACAGCAGCCGCCTGAGTGTGATGCGTTTCAGCCCGCGTGATGACGTGCAGCAAGACTCGATCATGGCAAAGCCGGTCGAGGTCGAGGTTGACAGCAACTTCAACAACGTCCGCGGATTCTTTGAAGCAATGGCGAAGCTGCCGCGTATCGTTTCGATCACGGATTTTCAGTTGAGTCAGCTTCCCAAGCAAACTGCCGAGAAAACCCTTCACGCGCGATTCGTGCTGACAGCATACTATGCGGCTCCGACAGATCTGAAAGGCGGGGCACCCACGGGCACTGCCGCTCCGGGAACCGCACCCGCAGGAGCACCTGCGAACGGAACGCCTGCACCTGCCGCACCGCCGGTCGCTCCGCCCGCCGCAAAATAA